From candidate division WOR-3 bacterium:
CTCTCTCTTTTAATACAAAATTAATAAAGATTAAAGATAGAAAAGGAGTAAGATAGATAAGGTTATTTATCTTTGCTTTATTTTCCGCCAATCTTAATGCTTTTAAAAAGAAGAAAAAAGTTATTCCCATTTCAAACACACCAACATAAATACCACCCAAAAGATAATTAAATTTTGGGAAAGAAAATTTATTTGTGATTAAAAGAAAAATTGTTGTAAATATAACTCCAAAGAAAAAATTGGCAAAAAGTTTTGCTTCCTCTTTCCTCTCATCCTTAAGATTTAATATCCAATATAATGCCCAGACAAAAGAAGAGGATAGAGCCAAAATTATTCCTAAAAGATTTACATTTTTTAAATCAAAAAATCTTCCATAGGAACTGATAATTAAGACACCAAAAAAACTGAGAATTAAAGCAAGAAAATTTAATAATCTTACTTTTTCTTTTAAAAATATTATTGAAAAAAATGTTAAAACAATAGGCCAAGTGAAATTTAGTGGTTGGGCAATTTGGGCAGGTAAAAGGGAATAGGCTTTAAACAAGATTAAATAATATAAAAAGGGATTAAGAAAACCAAAAAGAAGGGAATTAAAAAAGCCTTGTTTGATTAGTTTAAGGTTTTTTTGAAATAATAATAAGAAAAACTGGACAATAAAAGCAGTTAAAGAAGAGATAAAAAGAAGTTGATAGTGATTTAAATATCTTAGAGAAATCTTAAAGGCAGTAGCAACTGTTGACCAGAAAAAAACTGATAAAATAGCAAAGAGATACCGTTTATATTTCATTATAGAAATCCCCATTTCTGAATAAGAAAACCTATTGGATAACTATCTTCAACATTTCTTTTTTATCTTTTCTTTCAATTTGAAGATAATAAACTCCCTTAGGAAGGACTTTCTCAAGATTTTTTTCTGAGCAACCAGTTTTTATTTTTCTGCCAGTTATTTCATATACAATAACTTCTTTATAATTAGAAATTTCGTTCATCTTTTTAATTTTCTCTCTTTCATCTTTTTTTTCAACGATTCCAACCTCATCTTTTATTACATACAAAGCCGAGTCTTTGAGATCGGTTATATAAATTTGGCGAGTTTTTGGATTGACTTCTATATCAAATAGTTTTCTTCCTAAAGTTATTTTGCTAATTATTGAATCGGTAGAACAATCTAAAACACAAAGATAAAAGATTTGGTTAATATTTTCGGTAAAATAGATACGATTACTAAAAGGAAGAAATTCCCAAGCCCGCATATTCTGGACACTTTCCGGAATTACTTTTATTGCCGAATCAGTATAAGGGTTAACAACAATAATTCCTCCATTGCCATTGATCACCCAACCTACTAAGTATATTTTATCTTCTATGAAATTCCAAATAATTGGATTTCGGATTGTCATAGCATGAAATGGAAAATAAGGGACAATATTTGTGGTTTTAATCATACTATCATATTGAGTAGAGATAACAATTAAGGGTGGAAGATTATTTAAATCAAACAAAATCGCACCAATATATGCTTTTCTTCTAAATTTATTTAAAACACCATAACTTGGGCAGGAAATACTGGTATGAATTTCTTTAATAATAGAATCATTTTTACAATCTATCACATTCAGCAGATCAGAATAGCAAGCCCCGCAATAAACTTTATTACCAATTGAATCAAAAATAGGCAAACCACAAAAATAATGTTGAGAATTAATAACTTTTATTATAGAGTCGGTAAAACAATCAATAACTCCAATATCTCTTCCATTTGGAGAATAAATCTTATCTTCCCAAGCATTGTAAACTAATGACTGAGCGTGCCAAGAAATCACTTTTGTATTAAAATTGCTGTCAATAATTATAATACTATCCGGTGAAGGGTTAAAACAAAAATATACTTTATTTCTTTTCCAATTAAACACACCGTAAGCGCTTCCTTCGTAACCACAAATTCTTTGAATAATTCTTTTTATTTCATAAGTAGAACAATCAAGGACCATATGGTAATTATTTCTTCTAAAATTGATAAATAATTCATTTCTTTGAGGAATATACAATAGCTCGTTGGGTTCATCAGAAAAACGAATTATAGTATCAACAATTTGTAAGAATAAAAAAAGAGTAAAGAAATTCATTTTATTATTATTCTTTTAAATATACCCTTTTCTGTTTTTACATAATAAACTCCTTTTAGAAGTTTATCTTTTCTTTTTATTAAAACTCCAGTAGAGGTATAAATTTTAGTTAAGAAATTTTGAAAATTAGAAAGAAATTTCTCATTTTTAAAAGAGTGGATTGCAAAATTATTATTCTTAAAAATTGGATTTTTACAAACATAAAAACTATCTCTTTCGCCACCTATTGTCAAATACAACCAAGAGCTTTCTGGATAATAGGCAAGAGAAGCACCTTCTTTTAAAGTATCTGGTAACTCATAATAACCTTCCTCCCATCGGTGATAATCTAAATCATAGTAATAATAACGATCCGGAGGACCGCCACCAAAGACTGCCAAAAAGAATCTATTGTGAAAAATAGTATCTTTATAGGAAGAAGCGATTGAAGAACCTCTTCTTTGAGGAAGGAGAGTAGGTAGGTCAGGTAGCCATTTATGGCCATTGATTGAATAACAATAAAAATCGTGTCTTTCGTTTCCAACAAAGGCATAAATACTTTCCGCATTTTGATATTTATGATAACATATTGCACCCCCATTATCAATCGGAATAGTAGGAAGATCTCTTAATCTTTCCCATCCGCTCCTTAGGATTTGGAAAGTATAAATTTTGCTCCAATTAGGATTACTTAAAGATTTTATGCGCCAATAATAAGTTCCGTTTTTTAATGGAAATGATAATTGATATTGATTTGTAGATATTTTTGCGGAAATTATTATAGAGTCAAAGTTTTTATCATAAGCCAATTCAAATTGATAAGAATCTGATGCTGTTAAAGATTCCCATTTAAATAACGGAATTGTATCAGGTATTATTGAACTATCAGGTGGAGCAATGGAAAATTGTGCAGCCTGATATTCGTGAAAAAAATTATATCGGTAGAAAAGGTTAGTGTCGCCTCCTGGTATGAAATATAGTTGTCCAATAAGAAAATATGCTCTTATAGATGGGGGAACATATGCTACTGGGCGATAAGTAATGGAAGTCCCAGCTGAAGGTGAAATTCCAGAAGGCAAAGGAATCCGATAATTTACCCATTCTCCTTCGTAACCATTAGGATACCAAAAACAATATCTATATATTCCAAATTCATTTACATAAAGCAAGGCATCTCCCCAAAGACCCTTTGCAAAACAAAACGATCCATAAATTGTACGCCAAGGATACTCAATATCATCTAAACTAGTCCACATATCCTCCTTTGGTTCATACACATAAAGTGAAGCTCCGTCTCCCTCTTCCCAAGGAACAAAGCGAAAATATATCCTCTCCCATAAGCGATACCGCTGCCAAGTCTCGCCTCTTCAGGCACAGGTTCACAAGGTTCCCATTGAGCAAATAAAAAATTAGATATTGAAAAGAATAAAATATCTCTTAATATTCTTATTTTTTTCCTCCTTTGTTTTTTTATTTTTACTTTTTATAAATTATAAGGCATTTTTAAAAAAAGTCAATAAGAAATAAAAAGCAAGTTTTAAATTATTGATTTGTATGAAAAATTGATTATCTTTTTTAAATGAGACTGGTTAAAATTTTGCTTTTATTTTTTCCTCTAATTTCTTTTGGAAAGAATTATGAGAAAATTTTCTATTTTCTTAAAACCCATCAATTTGATTCCAGTATCTCCTATCTTAATGAGTATTTGTTTAAAAATCCCAAAGACTCTTTTGGCTATTTATATTTAGGAAAGAGTTATCTCTTAAAAAAAGATTACGAGAAAGCAAAAGAAATCTTCCAAGAAGCAAGAAATATCTTTTCTAATTTTGACAGCCTTATCTATTATTACTACTATTCGTCTTTCAAATTGGTAGAAAAGGATAGCGGAAAGTTAAATAATCTAAAAAATAAAATAAGAAATTATTTGGATACCCTTTTATTGAGCCCCACAGAAAAAAATCTTTCTTTTGCCTATCTTTTAAGTTCCTTTTCCGATACTAACTATTTCCAAAGAATAAGTAAAATAATTATAGAAAAATATCCAGAAGGTAAAACCGGCTACGAAATCATCGGTAATATCTTTTATGATAGTTTATATCCTATTTGGTATAATGATACATTAAAAGTAGAATATCTTAAAAGATTCTTAGAAAAATTTAAGAAAAGTGAATGGCGTTTTAATGCTTATCAATTTTTATTATTTTCTTTATATAATTTAAAAGATTTTAATAACTTAATTTCTTATTGTGAAGAGATGGCAAAAGAGATGGCGAATGATGCGCGGGCATTAAATTTTGTTGCTTCCTTATATTTAAGATGTGAAACTTTATTTGATAAGGCGTTAAACTACTCTTTAAAATCATTAAAATTAATTAAAGATTTCAAGAAACCAAAAAATTTACCTATTGAACAATGGGAACTTATCTATCCAAAACTTTATCCTGACGCCTGTTTTAATATTGCCCGCTCTTATTTCTATTTAAAAGATTATAAAAAGGCAAATAATTATATTAAAAAGGCATTAAAGATAAAATTTGATTTGGATAATGATGCTACTGAAGCACCTTATTATTATTTTTCTGGATTAATAAAAGAGAAAAGAGGAAAAATAAAAGAGGCAATTATTGATTATGGTCAAGCTTTAATTTTAGGTGATGTGAATAATTTTTATTCCCAAAAGGCTGAGAGTTCTTTAAAAAGAATTCTTGGTGATACGATTAATTTAATCTCTTATTTAAGAAAGGTTTTTAAATATAAAGGTCCAATATTTACTGATATAACAAAAGAGGTTGGCTTAGAAAACGAAAGGGCAGGAAGGGTTGCTTTTGGTGATTATAATAATGATGGTTATGAAGATTTATTATTAAATGGCAGTAAATTATTTAAAAATGATAATGGCAAAAGATTTAGTGAAGTAACAAAGGAAGCAAAAATTTATGGTAATAATAACGGTGGTCTTTTTGCTGATTTAGATAATGATGGTTATTTAGATATTGTCTGTATCTCTAATGAGAAAAAAGGTGAAAAGGTATTTAAAAATAATGGCGACGGAACTTTTACTGATGTGAGTGAATTAGCAAAGATTTATGATGATTATCCAAGCGAAGGATTAGGGATTGGTGATATTAATAATGACGGGTTTTTAGATATTTATATTGCCAATTATGAAATTTGGGAAGAGCATAGATATCTGCCGGACTTTTTATATAAAAATCTTGGTGATTTTAAATTTGAAGATATTTCCGAAAAAGCTGGGATAAGAAATGTAGAG
This genomic window contains:
- a CDS encoding DMT family transporter: MKYKRYLFAILSVFFWSTVATAFKISLRYLNHYQLLFISSLTAFIVQFFLLLFQKNLKLIKQGFFNSLLFGFLNPFLYYLILFKAYSLLPAQIAQPLNFTWPIVLTFFSIIFLKEKVRLLNFLALILSFFGVLIISSYGRFFDLKNVNLLGIILALSSSFVWALYWILNLKDERKEEAKLFANFFFGVIFTTIFLLITNKFSFPKFNYLLGGIYVGVFEMGITFFFFLKALRLAENKAKINNLIYLTPFLSLIFINFVLKERVYFTTIIGLFLIILGILLQAKH
- a CDS encoding FG-GAP-like repeat-containing protein → MRLVKILLLFFPLISFGKNYEKIFYFLKTHQFDSSISYLNEYLFKNPKDSFGYLYLGKSYLLKKDYEKAKEIFQEARNIFSNFDSLIYYYYYSSFKLVEKDSGKLNNLKNKIRNYLDTLLLSPTEKNLSFAYLLSSFSDTNYFQRISKIIIEKYPEGKTGYEIIGNIFYDSLYPIWYNDTLKVEYLKRFLEKFKKSEWRFNAYQFLLFSLYNLKDFNNLISYCEEMAKEMANDARALNFVASLYLRCETLFDKALNYSLKSLKLIKDFKKPKNLPIEQWELIYPKLYPDACFNIARSYFYLKDYKKANNYIKKALKIKFDLDNDATEAPYYYFSGLIKEKRGKIKEAIIDYGQALILGDVNNFYSQKAESSLKRILGDTINLISYLRKVFKYKGPIFTDITKEVGLENERAGRVAFGDYNNDGYEDLLLNGSKLFKNDNGKRFSEVTKEAKIYGNNNGGLFADLDNDGYLDIVCISNEKKGEKVFKNNGDGTFTDVSELAKIYDDYPSEGLGIGDINNDGFLDIYIANYEIWEEHRYLPDFLYKNLGDFKFEDISEKAGIRNVENKAGRGVNIGDYNDDGYLDIYVSNYRLCENFLWHNNKDLTFENKAHYLGVAGEEREGYYGHTIGSEWADYDNDGDLDLITCNLAHPRYIQFSNRTMLYENKGNRFVDVRKKKGIKYEETHSDPAFGDIDNDGDLDLYITSVYENRRSFLYLNDKGKFKDITYLSGVRVFNGWGCAFCDYDNDGDLDLVVGSGSGVKFFRNDTENGNNYLKIKMIGKKSNKDGIGARVKIKMDKKILLREVNCGKGITSQSSMILHFGLGKKNKINLNYRFLGSKEKSFKNIKANQFLIIEEE